The Oryza brachyantha chromosome 6, ObraRS2, whole genome shotgun sequence region atccgatccggttgctacagtgccgcgtgctacagtaacgacgctgctacagtgtccgaacctgtagcaaatttctttccttttctcatccagttttgatctgatttacttcccgatttttccggcgcttacacacacaacatgtgaagcccgttacgattccatcccacacggtgttgctgcaccatgtgccaactcgtattcaatatcgtcatctggcatcctcgatcgtccgaacctcagctcctccttgAGCCTAATCACGATCacaccgccattgaccgatattgacctcaagtcacctgcacaactagagacaaaccaaccgtttccgagcacagatatcgtaacctgactcacattagttacacacactcgcaccaacaccttaattgcttccaaaccaaattcaatttataaaccaaatcgcaagccaattgttcatcagaaaatattaatcatgcttatgatcttacatcTTTAATTTTGGATCATCTGATTTTGTGGTAACATAGAGTATAAACAATAACATTGAGTAGTGAAAAGAATTACTTTAGAAAGATCACATATTGAACATTTATATAGAAGGTTTGCACGAATTATACTgtttataacttaaaaaacaTACCGATAATAATCTACCATTGATAATGATAATGAGAAAAAGTAAAGTGGTTCCAACTCTGTTGGCTGGCACCTGATGCTACCTGCTTGTCAACATTATACTAATTTGGTGGCGTTGACACTTGGGTTTACTAATATCGCTAATAGAAGTGGACAAGATGCATCCTGTTTAATAAAGGCGCAATCAAagagccaaaaaaataataaaagtaaagtgtAGAATCTACGGTCATAAATCCACTATGGAATTTCCAGTGAGCACAAGTCCAGCTTCTGCCACATGAGGGCATATCCACACGGTCGACAGCATAATACTAGCTTCCACTAAACTAGACTTACCAACACGATTAACCATTTAATAATCGGATCAGTGGAGTAGTGTATGTAGGTAAGTTCATGATAAGGATCGCCTGCAATTACAGCATCTCACAACAGAAACTCAGAAAAGAATTTTGGAATGCAGGATTCTCAATAGAaaggaataggaaaatataGGATTGAAATGTTCGATCAACTCAAATACTATGGATTTGAGAAATACAAGAAAACTACGGAAATAATTTGGAACGAGCACAGGACAAATCCAGGAATTAGAAGAAAGAGACAGAcacaaagaaatttttataaaaggtTAGACCTCAGGTTGaaaatcctccaaaatttCTACGTTTGTGACATTCATAAGgaatttcaaagaaatttacaATCATAACATATTTCTTTggaatatagatttttttcataggaattttatgcTTTAAAATTCCTCTATTCCAAACAGCCCTCGGTATGGAACTATGGATCGCAGCATTTACCATCAACAACACATTCATCCCCCATCTCTCCATTAACCTgctcttttttgttttatcatttactaGTAGGATGAGATGTTCTCTACTACTAGTGGAGTAGCAGCTAGCATCTACAAGTGTCAGCGAGTGGGTGCAATGATCCAGGCAGTGATCCAATGGAGAAGAGAGCTGgagctgcatctgcatgcatgtggCGTGCTACACGAAAAGGCTACCCTCCCCTCCAATTCCatgagttgttttttttatgctgcGGGGTTAATTAGTGGCGGGAATAAGAATCACACTAACCGATCAATGTTTAATCGCAAGAAAATGGCGTCCATCCATggctggagctggagctgtgACCGGAAGTGGAatggaaagaaaggaaaaaaggctACGGATTCCAGCTGCCATGGGTGAGAATCGATGCGAGtcttctcttcctcccccGTCGCTTTGTGCGGTTGTTAGGCGGGATGCAGAGCCGAGCTGTGGCTAATCCAATCATGGCGGGTTgggtcgtcctcgtcgtcttGCTGCCTCTCCGATCCTTTCGTTGTCGATGTCAactcctctccctcttttcttttcgggTTGCTTTGCATCTTgtcgccatggccatggccatgctgAGCTGAGGTGAGAGGCCCATTTACAGATTCTGCAAAGTGGAGGCCCAAATATGCGCGGCCCGGCCCACCAAGACGGTCAAAGCGGCGAGAGCTGAGCGGAGCCGAGCTGCCCTAGCGCTCGTCTCTCTCGCCTTTGCGTCCGgtccagccgccgccggcgacgccgtctTGCCGTCGCGGCGCCTAAGGGATCAAGGTATCCTTTCTGCTAGCTGGTTTCCTTCTTCTATATGTCGGAATTGATACACCCGTCCGATGCTCTAGGGTTTTGCACTTCTCAGGATGATTTTCTCGTCCAGGATCTTGTTCGTTGAGTTGGCGTGTGTATGAGCATCCCTTTTGATTGCTGTGATGTCAAATTGTTTTCTTGTGACATCTAGGGTTTGTTCCTGTGACTGTTTGTGCAAGCCTAAGGCCTCCTGTAGACATACAAGATACAACCTTGTGTTCTGAAAGATTTGTTCATGATGTGGGGTATCATTGGGCCGTCATattgtatgtttttttaatcaaatttggCGAATCTTTTTCAGGCATTTAAACTTGTTTCCACTCTGCATTCAAGAACCAAGAAAGGCGTCAACTTCTTATACAGTTGAActgaaaaacaagagaaagTTCATTTAAATGCAGCTGCTTAAAACCCCACAACTTTaactttgtttattttttgcatCGACATGCTTGCTTATAGAATATAAAAATGCTCAACAGTATTCACAAAATGGTAAGCAATGCCTTCAAGCAGTTATGCCATTCCCTTGTTCTGGTTTGAGCCACCAGAAGTTTTGCTGATTTTTACACTTTCTCAACCATTGTAATAATTTTTCCATACCTGCTGCTACACAGCCAAATTCCAACAAAACCTGTTCACATTGAGCTGCAAATTCTGTTGCCAGGTTCAGAATCGATGGCAGATCAAACAGCTACTGCGGCAAATCTTGATTCAAGAGTGAAAGCAAAGCTGGTTCTTGGGGCAGAATCATTTTCAATCAGTTCCGACTCTGGCATCCTATCGGAGCAGCTGGCTGCTATGAAGGAGAAGAGCATGGAGATCCTAAAAGCCTACATCACCAAGCATAATGCTCCCACTGATGTCCCTGATGAACCCATCGAGGGCTTATCTGATGACGAAGGCGACGCACCTGGTAACAACCCACCAAAGAAATCTAAGAAGCACAAGTGATCATCCAATTGTAATTGAAACGGAAATGGAAATGAAGTGATCATTCTATCGTTGGATTCATCGTGCTTAGAATCTGTCAGAAAATATCTGCTTGTGTGAGGCTGAACAATGTGTATTTCTCCAGCTAGATGCACATCTGCTCATGTATTAGATGTATTATTACTTGAGGGGTACTTGTGGATTCCAGCACAAGAAATTCAGGCAACTGCATGTGCTATCATGAATATTCAATCACTTGTTCGTGCTACTCAACAAAACTCTGAACCCAGTGCGCAGGACTGTGTTACAGACTTAATAAAGCCTGGAGTCAAGTAGGAGAAGATAGTACAAGGTTAAAACGAAAGGAGGACAGATGACATACTTCCttctacaaaacaaattgtttggttggttttgCTCATCTGTACATTCAACAGAGCTAACAGTGCTAAAATGCTTTTAAGAAtcacatttcttttttttacataagacAGATACAGAGAGTGCTAAACCCTGTTCTTTAACTTTGATTTGTTCATCATCTTTGGTGTCGTCCTACCCTCTCGTTGAACATATGGAAAGCACGAGGACCTCCGGATTAAGACATTTTAGCCCCATTCGTCAGAGGCTCAGACTATGCAGAAGTGGGAAGGCATGCTTGTAACTTGTTTCAATTCTGTATTTGCAATATTGTCCCTCGGTCAGAATGCACAAGTCAGGTATTCAAGGCCTAGACCAGGCATACCATTTCCTCAGTAGCATTTTGTCTGATTTCTGCTTTGCACTACTCAGAAATGTGAGCAACACTGCCACCATTTTGGCCATCACTTGGTGTAACACGACGAAGTTCATTGAGGACCTCAGTAAAATCATCTGGTGGGGGGCATGAGAATTCAAGGATCTTTCCTGAATGAGGATGCTTGAATCTGAAAAGGAACAAGGTCACACTCGAATGTGAGAAAAATA contains the following coding sequences:
- the LOC102722776 gene encoding uncharacterized protein LOC102722776 — encoded protein: MADQTATAANLDSRVKAKLVLGAESFSISSDSGILSEQLAAMKEKSMEILKAYITKHNAPTDVPDEPIEGLSDDEGDAPGNNPPKKSKKHK